GCACATGTACAAATGCTTGTGTGACAAATGGGTgtaatagattatatatatatatatatatatatatatatatatagcctctAAAATGATTCCCTATTAACATACCTCTGAGCTTGTTCACAATATCTGATCAGTTTTCCCCCGATATGAAAAACTAGGCAGATATAAAGGAGGCCTAGCACCCCAGCTGCTTGCTGGTGCAAGCAGCTGACTCACCCCAGCATTGAGGAATGGATATTTTGATCATCAAAGTTTTCTACTGAAAGATTTACAATCAAAAGTTAAAATGATGGAAGAATCTGCACACATTGAAGTATGGGGAaatcattctggcttatacatggtGTAACTTAAACTTTACTGACCAAAGTGGCCTGTTTTGTGAACTTTCAGATATGCATTGTACACCTACTTTGGCCATTGAGGATAAAAGTACATTTGAAAGTCAAAATAGAGTAACCATGGTTCAGACATCCAAGGTAATACTAGGTGGCCATTGTGGATGTGACCTCAGATATGTTCCTGGGTTGCTGAATTTTCTGAGCTGTGTCAGACTAGGGGACACCACTAACCATTCTCAAAGCAATGTCTGCTGGCAGCTAGAAGCTGCAGCCTTACATTTTCAAGGTTTCCTCTTGTAACAATTAAATTTTTAGACAATAAGATTCTGTAGATTAGATGTTGGCATAAAAAAAGGAGACTGTGTAGTGGCCAATAGCTCctattgtgtatatgttaatacaaCACCAGAAGTTAAAACCTACTTAAATAAAAGACTGGCTATCTGGCTACAAGTCTCCCCAAGGTGCTGGGTCCAGATAGGTTTCAGGTTTATTCTCCTGATTTCCTCGGGGAATgatatctgttttctctcttaaaGTTAGTTTGAATTGGGTCGGTTGCATCAAACTGGCAGACCAAGGGATTGAGGTTTTAATCATACCAGACTCAGATCCAGGACTTGGAACTTAGGGATATTTATAATTTGGTGTACcttcccaaaactgaggcaggaCTATGCCCCATTTCAGCAGGAAGTACCCAGAGTGGTTGTCCTCATGTTCTCTGAAAGATTTGGGGAAGGTTGAAAGACAAGGTGGGATTGAAACCAAGTCCCCCTACACCTGAGTTtctctgctgagtttatgattaacctctatACCCAATATGTTATTCCCTTTCTTATCCAGCACCTGTTCTCCTCAAGATTgagaaatatcaaagaaaagggggattgaaactgagcaggaccctgggcCTCCTGGACATGAAAGCCTTTCTGGCCCCCAATTCTTGTTTGTAGAAATTACGTTTCATTCAGCTCCTTGACCCTCGATGAATTCCAGAAAacagattcaaacagttgttaATCAGGGAAAGGatagaatgcagaaacaaaggaggagcaagCAAGAAACAATAAGGCAGCCTTGGGaaagggtcctggttcctcctcaagaaatatacataaaaatatctttaagttCTTCTGCAAGCCCCCACCCACCCATGTGGAGGATGGCAACTTCAGACTGAGCACAAGATTTCTggaacactgccctgttacctcaccactgaacagaagaaagtcacacaccctgcaccccaaattttgcctgtAAAAACTTTCCCCAAAAAACCATCAGGTAGTTTGGggtttttgagcatgagccacccattctccttgcttggccctacataaatctttctctgctccaaactctgacgtttcagtttgtttggcctcactgtgcatcaggcacacaAACTTGTGTTCTGTAACACTACTGGTATATGACCTTCTTTTCAGTAGTTCTTGACCTTTGGAGCTGCCACTACTGGCAGAGAGTTCCTAAAACATTTGGAATTTCCTAACTTTTGAAAGCAATCAAGATATCTTTTGTTAGTTAATGAAGTGACTTTGGAAACCCCCTATATAACCTAAGGATGGGTGCTGGTTGTCAGTGGAGACAATCATGTGATTGGAGGGGTGGAACTTCCAGTCCCACCCTCTGACATCCAGGGAGGTAAGAGGGACTAGCAGTTGAATTGAACCCTATAACCAATGATTTGATCAATTTACCTATGTAATGAAGTCTCCAAAAATAACCCAAAAGAATGGTGCTTGAAGAGCTTTCAGTTTGGTGAACACATTGAGGTCAGGAGAACAGCACGATTAGAGTCACATGGAAGTGCCGCCACCTTACCCCATTTCTTGCCCTTTGCATCTCATCCATCAGGCTCTTAACTATCCTTTTATAACAGGTGATCTAATAAGTAAATGTTTCTCTAAATTCTGTAAGCCActctagaaaattaattaaatctaaGAAGGAGGTCAAGGGAACCTCCAATCTATTTGTGACTGGCAAGTCTGATTGCCCCCTACAGTCTTGTAGGTCTGAACCCTTAaactgtggaatctgatgctatatccaggtagatagtgtcagaattgaattgaattataggacacccaaGCTGGTCCAAAGTGTTGCTTCTTGGATGTGTGAGGAAACCCCCTCCCTCACACATTGGAACTGGGTGAACAGAGTCCTTATATCACAACAGAATAAATGCAAAGAGAgtagaaggaaggagataataaagaaaatgatacaatcATAGAAATAACCAACAACTCAAAACatagtttttgaaaaaatttataaaattgataATCTCCTGTcaagatcagagagagaaaacaaagaaaagagagagaaccgaTTTCTAAGATCTGGTTAAAAAAGGCCGGGTACATAATTATGAACCCTATAGACATTAACATGATAAAAAGAAGATATTATGCACAAGCCAACAGTAAATTAGAACTCTGAACAACTTGGACAAATCCTTTAAAAACACAACTTACCAAAGAGGACacaaagaaatagacaatttgaaaagagttatctttatttatttattttttataaatttatttattttattttgtttacttttatttttttggctgcattgggtctttgttgctgcatgtgggcttttctctggttgccaccagcaggggctactcttcattgtggtgcacaggcttctcattgtggtggcttctcttcttgggagcatgggctctaggcacgtgggcttcagtagttgtggcacacgggctcagtagttgtggctcgtgggctctagagaacaggctcagtagttgtggcgtacgagattagttgctccgcagcatgtgggatcttcctgtaccagggctcgTACCtgtatctcctgcattggcaggcagattcataaccactgcaccaccagggaagccccattatttttatttttaaaaattatctgtgaaatttaaaactccctccccccaaaaaacttcCCAACACATGTCTTCACTactgaattttaccaaatatttattttaaaaataaatacataacagaAATTCTCCTagagaacaaaaacagaagaaagatttCTTGACTTGTTTTAGGAGGTTAAAAACCCTCAAAATACCAAAGAAATTATAAGAACTAAAaaacattataaacaaaatattagcaaactgaatccacaTAATACTTTATGAACAAGACAGATAAGTTGCAGAAACACAATTTTGTTTTACCATTTGAGATTCAATAAGTGTGACTCACAACattaaagggaaaacaaaatatgtaaaagattTTGTCATTTCATGATAAGCCCTAATGAAATTCAGTAGCCAtccataataataatgataataaaaaacatttagcAACTTTGAAAGTGTTCTTAATCTAATAAAAAGTATACATGAAACACTTGCAGCAATTATCATAACTAATATTCTCTTGAATAATTCTTATCCAATACAAGTAAAAAGATGAGAATGTCAGATGTCAATTCTATTCAACAGTGTACTGCTGTTCACAACAAGTGCCATTGAGCAAGAAAATgcaataaaagagatcatgaggaTTGAAAAGAAACAACTGGAATTTTCATACTTAGAGCTGTCATGAGAGTatgcatagaaaatccaaaaggacctacagataaaatattaaacttaATAAGTTAATTTAACACGGATACTGGAAACAAGGACAAAAtatcttttaacatatttctATAGATTAGCAAAaaccacacaaacacatacacatgcacacaactcTCATATAAAAAGAGTTGAAAAGCCCTTATATTCTGAGACTGAAGATCTGTTTTTGAAAGTCAATCATCCAGAGGTCATAGTTAAAGTCATGGGTAAATTAAGGTTTTCCAAGGTAAGGACACAGAGGAAAATCACAAGTCCAAGAAACCACCTTTGAGGGATGAtgacttgggggagggaggagaataagaagagtaaagaaaacaaggaaaggcATAATAAGAATGTAGAAAAACTGTTACAAGACATCAGAAAGCATAGTAATATCAGAATTTTTAAGCAAGTAAATATTCTAACTCagttcttttaaaaggaaaaatgagggcttccctggtggcacagtggttgagggtccgcctgccgatgcaggggacacgggttcgtgccccggtccgggaagatcccacatgccgcggagcggctgggcccgtgagccgtggccgctgagcctgcgcgtccggagcctgtgctccgcaacgggagaggccacaacagtgagaggcccacgtacggcaaaaatgAAATCTGCTGTGCTCATATAACTAAAATATCCAGAGGTAGGTCAGTCTCCACATGTGGTCTTTGGCTCTGTTATCATTCTGTTCTATTTGTGAACTTCATTCCTGGGCCAGCTTTACCTATGGAACAAAATTCTATAGCAACTTGGAGGTTTGAAGGCATCATACCCCCAAGACAGAGTCCCTCCTTCCTCAACCACCAAATATAAACTATTGCTTTATTTAAGTGGGATCACCAATTATTCCAACTAAGTGCTGAGGGAGGAGGTGAAATTCTGTTCATTATCTTAGACTTTGGTTCTCATCTGGGGTCAATTTTGCCCCCGAGGGACATTTGGAAATgtctgaaaatatatttggttATTGTAACTGGGGAGGTACCACTGGCACCCAGTGAGTAGTGGCCATGGATGCTGCTAAAAATCCTGCAGTGCATTGAACAACCCTCCATAACAAAGAATTATGCAGCCCAACACGGGATATAATAGAAGCAGTCGACTGTTCTTCTGATATTTTGGCTTTGCTTAATGATGGATCATTGTTttgtgaggagatggaaaaaccCTCAGATTCATCCTTTACTTTGTGTTTGACACATTCCCCTTTACCTTCGACCTCAGAACCCACAACTGATCCTCAAGCTAGTTTATCTCCAGTATCTGAAAGCACCCTCAGCATTGCTATTGGCAGTTCTGTTATCAATGGTTTGCCTACTTATAATGGGCTTTCAATAGATAGATTTGGTATAAATCTTCCTTCACCTGAACATTCAAATACAATTGATGTATGTAACACTGTTGACATAAAAACTGAGGATCTGTCTGACAGTTTACCACCTGTCTGTGACACGGTAGCCACTGACTTATGCTCCACAGGCATTGATATTTGCAGTTTCAGTGAAGATATAAAACCTGGTGACTCTTTGTTACTGAGTGTTGAGGAAGTACTCCGCAGCTTAGAAACTGTTTCAAACGCAGAAGTCTGTTGCCCTAATTTGCAGCCTAACTTGGAAGCCACTGTATCCAAGGGACCTTTTCTGCAGCTTTCTTCCCAGTCTCTCAGCCATAATGTTTTTATGTCCACCAGTCCTGCACTTCATGGGTTATCATGTACAGCAGCAACTCCGAAGTAGCAAAATTGAATAGAAAACGATCCAGATCAGAAAGCGACAGTGAGAAAGTTCAGCCACTTCCAATTTTTACCATTATCCGAGGCCCAACATTGGGGGCATCTGCTCCTGTGACAGTGAAACGGGAGAGCAAAATTTCTCTTCAACCTATAGCAACTGTTCCCAATGGAGGCACAACACCCAAAATCAGCAAAACTGTACTTTTATCTGCTAAAAGCatgaaaaagagtcatgaacaTGGATCCAAGAAATCTCACTCTAAAACCAAGCCAGGTATtcttaaaaaagacaaaacagtaaAGGAAAAGATTCCTAGTCATCATTTTATGCCAGGAAGTCCTACCAAGACTGTGTATAAAAAGCCCCAGGAAAAGAAAGGGTGTAAATGTGGGCGTGCTACTCAAAATCCAAGTGTTCTTACATGCCACGGCCAACGCTGCCCTTGCTACTCTAACCGCAAAGCCTGCTTAGATTGTATATGTCGTGGCTGCCAAAACTCCTATATGGCCAATGGGGAGAAGAAGCTGGAGGCATTTGCTGtgccagaaaaggccttggagCAGACCAGGCTCACTTTGGGCATTAACGTGACTAGCATTGCTGTGCGCAATGCTAGTACCAGCACCAGTGTAATTAATGTCACAGGGTCCCCAGTAACAACGTTTTCAGCTGCCAGTACACATGATGATAAAAGTTTGGATGAAGCTATAGACATGAGATTCGACTGTTAAATCAGTGGGTCTTTAAACCTACCTCTGGTAGGGAAATAGCTACAGTTTTACGGCAGCTATGGTTTCGTTGGTTTAACTTGCCGGAGCTCCTGCATATAGATCACTTGTATCAAGTGTTTTCATTGCTAAGTTATAAGTGTTAGTGTCGGGGAAATAGTTTGCAGATAATGGAGGAGTAACCCTACAACTATATGTCCTTAGTTCTTACAGAACCTCATAGTTTGAGAACAAATGCTGATGCAACTGATTTATACAAAACGAACTTTGGCAAGGAAAATAACATTAACCTCACTGTTTATGGTCATGCTTTGTGCATAATCAAAGTTTATGATTAAATGTAAGGAAGCGGTATCTAGTCAGTCCATAAAGATTGTGCTCATATTTTGTGAAAAAGTAGCCAGTAGTTTGTTCAGGAGACTCAGTGCTACCTTCAGATGCCATTGATGTTTCTCCTGTTGAAAAGCTGATGTGTCCAGCTCAACCTTTGTGCTGACATAATACCATTTCTAATCATGAAAATTGGCTACTGGTGTATGTAGCAGTTCTTAAATCAGCagtattatgaaagaaaaattgccCCTCATTAGAATGTTGAAGAAATCTGTCTTTTAAAAGTGAACAAACTGAAATTCTGTCAGACTGCAGATGTTTTTAGCTGTTTATGCCACAAAACTCTTCTGAGTTGATCCCCATTTTTAGTTAAGTCTGACTcatttctagggaaaaaaacaaatcctTCACTTTGAGCAATGTTCTAATTagataaatgaagtggagaagaACAGTTCTATTCTGAAGGTAATTGAATTTAGACTATGGTATgtgacagaattttttaaaaaattatttaaatgttttatttagaaattgggatttatttaaaataattttagaataatgCTCCAAAAGTTACTCAGATTTATGCATTATACCTATTGCCATTGGCCACTTCAAAGTGATTTTCGTTTCCTCTGTTTGCCACAGACTTTATTTTGaatatgcttttttctttctttcctgttttttttttttagggtgcTATTCATTGTGGAGACTTCTTTATAGAGGCCTaataaaaatgcctttttatGAAGCCTGTGCGTTTAGTTGGGTTTGAAGCTAGGAGGATATTCTTTAGAATACTCTTTTGCATGTAAAGCACAAACTATGTTTCAGTTTAAATGCACTTCTTCCCTGTAATTTTTATGGGGGAGATAAGTGAGTCACAACATTCTGTTGAAGGGAAATCTAGTCAGTTGCTTGAAAGAGCCCAGCCCAAATAAAACAAGGACTGACTAGGTTGTAAAGAAATGACCTTATGATTTAAAAGAAGAGTTGCTGCTTTGACAgtgcttatttaaagaaaaatactgctgGAAAATTTTCAGTTTCTACTACGTTCACCATCTCTCCTGAGATCTGACATATGTTGAAGTTATGCTTTGATTTGGCACACAGCATGTTCAATGATGGTTACTCACCTAGTACAAGACATGGAGAAGAAACCTTTGGACACAGAGCAGATGACACCTTCTGTTTTGTAGTGTATCCTGGTGtcattttctgtgaatgtggtcaGGTagagttgtttttgttgttgttgttgggtttgttttttttttttttttgtctcttttggtgggtgggggtgggctaAAGCCATAGGAAGAAAAATGTGATGTATGTGTCCAGTATgtactattttgtttttgttttgcgagAAGAGTTGAACTATTTTTGATAACAAGAGTAAAtggtggaaaatgaaaaaaaaaaaaaaaaaaagaattatgcagCCCAAAGTGTCAACAGTCCAAAGCCTGAGAAATCTTTAGACAAgagtttcttaaaattaaatgttcATCTGAATAACCTAAAAGACTAATTAAAACACAGCATTCTAGTTCCCATTCCAGGATTTTCTGACTCAGTAAGTCTAGAGTGGGGCCTGAAAATGTCTTCATCTAACAAGCTCACAGGTACTACTCCTGCTGGTGGTCCATAGTCAACACTCCATGAAACACTCTAATCAGGGCCCTGGCCTATAGCTGAAGGTGCAGTGAAGCATAGGACAGCATGTTGGCTCTATAAGATGAGTTGGAGTTTAATGCATCCTGGAGAAATAAACAGCCGTGCTAATGCAGAGAGAAAAAACTATGTCTTCAGTCATTTCCTACCCTGCCCAAATCCTAAAGTCCATGTTGTTCTAAAATGTCCAGGTGGGAGAACTGCTTCCAGTACCCCTGGCTTCCGAAAAATTCCGCTTGCTCTGACCTCCCTTCCTAAGTCCTTCAAAAAATATACCCAGACCTTGCCTGCGCCTGCCCGGAGCCAGCGGTCCTCCACGCACCCCACATCCAGGGAGACGCGCTGCACACCAGCGAAGCGGACATGGGCAGAGCGATGGTGGCCAGGCTCGGACTGGGGCTGCTGCTTCTGACACTGCTCTTACCTACGCAGATTTATTCAAATCAAACAACTGTTGTAACACCTTCAAGAAACTCCTCCCAGCATACCTCAGCTGCCCCCAATCCAGTGAATGCCACCACCAAGGCAAATGACTGTGCTCTGCAGTCAACAGCCAGTCTCTTGGTGATCTCGCTCTCCCTTCTACATCTCTATTGTTAAGAGATTCAGGCCAAGAAACATCTATACTTCTCCATCCTCTAAACCCAATTCAGATGGCATCCAGACATCCTGtgtgacaaaggaaaaaaaaaacaggtcttCATTGAATTAATCTGCTAGTTCCACACCTTATTTTATTGACAGAAACTGCTGGGGATCCCAAATTTGATTGGTTTGAAGAGCATGTGAAGGGTTTGACTAGATGATGCATGCTAATATTAAACCTGCTGGAGTTTCCTATACAAGATGAAGAGAGACAACATCCAAAATTAGTTAAGAGATGATTTCCTTAAATGTGGCTTAAGAAGTATGGACACATAAAACTCTACCTTGAAAGAATAGATTTTATCTTACGTAGAGATAAAGAATGAGATGTAGAACAGAGATTCAGTTTTCATTTGGCTCATTAAATTTATAAGGCCATAAAACAATGAGGTAAAACAGAAAGCttctgtgattctatttatatgtacATTAGAAGGAACTTCCAGGTGCTACTGTAAATCCTCAATGTGTTGTTTCAGCAGTACTAATTTAATGCTGATGTACCCTAGAGAAAGTTTTATGTTAAGCTATCACTGTTCTCTTGGGAACTGAAATCTTCCCCTTGGGGATTGGGTTTGACAttgcatttgaatttttatatagtcATTGATATGTACCAGGGCAATGATGGATTGGAATCTACCCCAAATCCAAGCATAATGAGTACATTTTGCTTCTATACTTATCAACTATTCTTATTCAAAAAGAGCACTAGATTCATTTAGCTAAACAGATAACAAAGAGTAGAATTATATTGATCTCAActaatttcaaaatgctttttatttctgcataatGTCGAAtactttttacagtttaaaaaatgatctgTTTTGAAGGTAAGATTGACaaatcttgaaattaaaaaagcaaatatgtgAAGGAGCTAAACTATACATCAAATATATTTGGCAAGGGAAGACTGGAAGCTTGCTTACATGAAATTCAGAAAAACTTTTATACTCTTTTctgtaaatactttttttaaaactgaatagcCACATTTGGAACACTTTCTGTTATCAATCAATATTTTTAGATAGTTAGAACCTGGTCCTAAGCCTAAAGTGGGCTTGATTTTGGAAAGTAAATCTTTTCACAACTGCCTTGATGCAcggaaacctttttaaaaatagacactcCCTAAGTCTTTTGTTCGCATGATCACACACTGATGCTTAGATGTTCCAAAATCTAATATGGCCACAATAGTCTTGATAAccaaagtcatttttttccatctttagaaATCTACACTGGAACAACCATATCCAGCAGATCTCAAGCTACTATGTGTGTGAACGaaccttctcttttgtttcataCCTGAATGCTGTACATCTATTTTGGATTGTATattgtgtttgtgtatttgtgcTTTGGTTCATAGTAACTTCTCATGTTATGGAATTGATTTGCATTAAAcacaaacagtaaaataaaatttatatatatatatgtgtgtgtgtatatatatatatatatatatatgtgtgtgtgtgtgtgtatatatatatatatatatatatatatatatatatatacccaaatTCTCCCCTCTTCCGCTTCCTATTCTTTTAATTAaatgagtttggatttttttaatgaggtttCTAGGAAACTGTGGAATAAGCAAAAGAATCAATAAACATAAAGTCAACAATGTAACTGACTTGATAAACCACAGATATCAAAGTCCCAGAGAGCAAGAAAAGCCCTCTTGACTCTTTGCTTGAACATTTAACTACCCATCTGCACTATTACTCCTCACCCATCCTGCCTCTCATGCATTCTCACTGGAAAATGAGAAACAGGATCCTTTTCTGATTAATCTTTATATGTAAACTATAGTTATAATATGGGCAGAAGTGGTTTTCTCCAGAGGAGCTCAGGGCAGAAACAAGGAGAGCGTGATATTTTTTGCTATGTGAGAATATCTCAATAAGAGGAAAATCTAGAATATcaactaaagaggaaaaaaaggaaggagataattttgaaaaaaaaaaaaaagaccattaacGTGGCAGTTATAGCAACttagattattttattaaacaaacaCATAGGCAAGTGAGCGATCTTGCCTGGGATCCATCTAGAGCAAACCTTTCTCTCAAGGAACttataagtagaaagaaaagaaaaacaaaaagaactgcaATGTTGTGGGTACAGAGTAATGTGGATCTCAGCATGACACCACACAAGGGAGGGTTACTTCCACTGTAGCACTAAAGAAGGCCTCCTAGAGAAAGAAGCTGCTCAGCTGGCCCTCATGGTTAGAAAATCATCCAAGCAGAGACAGAGATATTATGTTAAAATAGTTCAGCATCTCTGCAAATACAATTATCTCGGCATAATTATAGTTAGCTCACTTTAACAAATGATATTTCAGCAGAATCACAACAAAAGAGTTCAAATAAGAAGCCAAAGGGATGTCACTGTTAAGTCATGGACATCATTTCACTTATTCCGAGGTATATTCTTTCTCACCTCACATCTATGAAATCTGAGTGGCTCCTACTATTGATATTGTCTcataataacaatttttaattatttttctgctaGTGTATAAATTGTGATTTAATCTTACAAACTATGGGCACTCTGATTTGTCCAAATCTGATGATTATTTGATGAAATATGATGAGATTGACTCCTGGGCTGACAGAGTTTCTGGACTCCTGGTTACTGATCCCAAATGGAAATGGAGACATGGTGAGGGCTCATGAGATACTCTGAAAGGACCTGTTAAGATCACAAGCAAAAAATTGTTCTACataagagatatttgtacaccatgttcatagcagcattattcacaatagccaaaaggtagaatcaacccaaatgtccattgacagatgaacggataaacaaaacagccttaaaaagaaaagaaattctaataTATACCACCACATGAATGAATtataaggacattatgctaaatggaataaccagtcacaaaaagacaaatagtgatgattccatttatatgaggtacctagagtaatCAGATtcatatagacagaaagtagcatggtggttgccagggactagggGAGCAAGGAATGGGGAATGTGGTTTAATGGGCCGAGTTTTAGTTTACAAGATAAAAAAAGGTCTAGAGATAGGTTGCAcaaaatgtgaatgtacttaatactactAAACTGTATGTTTAAAAATGGCTAATGCAGTAAGTTTTTAACTCATGTATAtgttaccacaattttttaaaaatagatttatcaggacttccctggtggcgcagtggataagactctgtgttcccaatgcagcAGGCCtgggtcaatccctggtcagggaactggatcccacacgcatgccacaactaagagtttgtatgtcacaactaaggagcccatgagccgtAACTGGGGAGCCCACCTGCCTCAATTAAGGaatccacgtgctgcaactaaggggtcctcctgctgcaactaagacccggcacaatcaaataaaaaaataaatattttttaaaaatagatttacctaaagatgggagtggggaagaaaggggaaagggtCTGCTGGAAATACTGAGGCTAAAATATGTAATAGATAAAATGGAGGGAAACAGTGAGAGGATggacaaaaaagaaagattaaaaaggaaaactcaCCTGCGCCTCAAAAACCGTAATGCAAGACATATCAAAAGGACCAAGGAGGGCACTAATATTGCCAAAAATATCAAGCTGACGGAGGTGGGGTGACCTGGCAATTGGGAGAGGACACAGGGATGTCACTTCAAACCCATTCTCTAGTTCTCCTGGCTTTGTTACCCACCCGAGTGTCAGCACCACCACTATCAGCTTCTGATGCATAGGCATCTGTGATTCTCTCTCTCATATTCCTGGATATCATATATTCACAGCCACCCTTTGTCTCTCCCTCTTACCCCATCCCACCCAGTCTATAAGTCCTTCATTCTTATCTCTTCTATACCTTAGATCAtctattttcattcctcttggaACTGTAGTCCCAGGAATAAATCTCaacctctgtctctctgtctctttttctctctctgactctctgtctctctctctctccttccctctctccattccTTTCTCCCCCCCCTGTCCCTCCCTATCTCATCCATCAAATCCCTCCATTTTCCCAGTCCCCTCCTCTGTGCTTGAGGACCATCTCCTCCCATTCCCAGCTGGGCCCCAGTCCTTCCTCACCCCAGTAGACGATGATGTCCTGGTCTCCTAGACTGCTGTGCTTCACTCGGCAACTCAGGCCAGTCT
The sequence above is drawn from the Tursiops truncatus isolate mTurTru1 chromosome 1, mTurTru1.mat.Y, whole genome shotgun sequence genome and encodes:
- the LOC117312382 gene encoding LOW QUALITY PROTEIN: E3 ubiquitin-protein ligase MSL2-like (The sequence of the model RefSeq protein was modified relative to this genomic sequence to represent the inferred CDS: inserted 1 base in 1 codon), with the translated sequence MAGLCHGFPGLERPIVGIQSETPEEFHQSQCGGAYVVNRLDLFWKQISLDSAVFVGDEELCSPTRDIIEAVDCSSDILALLNDGSLFCEEMEKPSDSSFTLCLTHSPLPSTSEPTTDPQASLSPVSESTLSIAIGSSVINGLPTYNGLSIDRFGINLPSPEHSNTIDVCNTVDIKTEDLSDSLPPVCDTVATDLCSTGIDICSFSEDIKPGDSLLLSVEEVLRSLETVSNAEVCCPNLQPNLEATVSKGPFLQLSSQSLSHNVFMSTSPALHGLSCTAATPKXAKLNRKRSRSESDSEKVQPLPIFTIIRGPTLGASAPVTVKRESKISLQPIATVPNGGTTPKISKTVLLSAKSMKKSHEHGSKKSHSKTKPGILKKDKTVKEKIPSHHFMPGSPTKTVYKKPQEKKGCKCGRATQNPSVLTCHGQRCPCYSNRKACLDCICRGCQNSYMANGEKKLEAFAVPEKALEQTRLTLGINVTSIAVRNASTSTSVINVTGSPVTTFSAASTHDDKSLDEAIDMRFDC